Proteins encoded by one window of Halorubrum ruber:
- a CDS encoding phosphoenolpyruvate hydrolase family protein → MKFDRSETLDRLESVVADGDPVIGAGAGTGLSAKFAERGGVDLLIIYNSGRYRMNGRGSLAGLLPYGDANEIVVEMGHEVIPVVEDTPVLAGVNGTDPFRDMGVFIEDLKRRGFSGVQNFPTVGLIDEDSDFRRNLEETGMGYDREVEMIREASERGMLTCPYVFTEEQARAMTRAGADVVVSHMGLTTSGDIGAETALDLEAAVDRVQAHCDAAKSVDEDVLVICHGGPIAWPDDARYVLEHTEDVVGFFGASSIERLPTETAIEEQAREFKEIDLR, encoded by the coding sequence ATGAAATTTGACCGATCGGAGACGCTCGACCGACTCGAATCAGTCGTCGCGGACGGCGACCCCGTGATCGGTGCCGGCGCGGGGACGGGGCTCTCGGCGAAGTTCGCCGAGCGGGGCGGCGTCGACCTGCTCATCATCTACAACTCCGGCCGTTACCGGATGAACGGGCGGGGGTCGCTGGCCGGGCTGCTCCCGTACGGCGACGCCAACGAGATCGTCGTCGAGATGGGCCACGAGGTGATCCCGGTCGTGGAGGACACGCCGGTGCTCGCGGGAGTCAACGGGACCGATCCGTTCCGGGACATGGGCGTGTTCATCGAGGACCTCAAGCGGCGGGGGTTCTCGGGCGTCCAGAACTTCCCGACCGTGGGGCTCATCGACGAGGACAGCGACTTCCGACGGAATCTGGAGGAGACCGGGATGGGGTACGACCGCGAGGTCGAGATGATCCGCGAGGCCAGCGAGCGCGGGATGCTGACGTGCCCGTACGTCTTCACCGAGGAGCAGGCCCGCGCGATGACTCGCGCCGGCGCGGACGTCGTCGTCTCGCACATGGGGCTGACCACCTCCGGCGACATCGGCGCCGAGACGGCGCTCGACCTGGAGGCGGCCGTCGATCGGGTTCAGGCCCACTGTGACGCCGCGAAGTCGGTCGACGAGGACGTGCTGGTGATCTGTCACGGCGGGCCGATCGCCTGGCCCGACGACGCCCGATACGTGCTCGAACACACCGAGGACGTCGTCGGCTTCTTCGGCGCCTCCAGCATCGAGCGGCTCCCCACAGAGACGGCCATCGAGGAGCAGGCCCGCGAGTTCAAGGAGATCGACCTCCGATGA
- a CDS encoding energy-coupling factor transporter transmembrane component T family protein — protein MTLSFVPGDSLAHRLDPRSKLLVQVAFAAVAYAYTTPRGLALLTLVAVGCLVAADGGPRDLWSYRVAFPVLLFAPLVAGATLGAPWFRVERAAVTGLASYRVLLLLVVAAAYVRSTPVRESRAAVQRTIPGRPGVFLGVGVALVFRFLPLLKRDLLTAREAVRARGGGALPVSERIRLVTVAGIDRAFGRADRLGTALNARCFAWNPTLPRLAFGRADAVALGVGFGLFAAALAAVL, from the coding sequence ATGACGCTGTCCTTCGTCCCCGGCGACTCGCTCGCCCACCGGCTCGACCCGCGGTCGAAGCTGCTCGTTCAGGTCGCGTTCGCCGCGGTCGCGTACGCGTACACCACGCCGCGGGGGCTCGCCCTCCTCACGCTCGTCGCGGTCGGCTGCCTTGTCGCCGCCGACGGCGGGCCGCGGGATCTGTGGAGCTACCGCGTCGCGTTTCCCGTCCTCCTCTTCGCCCCCCTCGTCGCGGGCGCGACGCTCGGCGCGCCGTGGTTTCGGGTCGAGCGCGCAGCCGTGACGGGGCTAGCGAGCTACCGCGTCCTCCTGCTGCTCGTCGTCGCGGCCGCGTACGTGCGCTCGACCCCGGTCCGCGAGTCGCGCGCGGCGGTCCAGCGGACGATTCCCGGGCGGCCGGGCGTCTTCCTCGGCGTCGGCGTCGCGCTCGTCTTCCGGTTTCTCCCCCTGCTGAAGCGAGACCTGCTGACGGCGCGGGAGGCGGTCCGCGCCCGCGGCGGCGGCGCGCTGCCGGTCAGCGAGCGGATACGGCTCGTCACCGTCGCCGGGATCGACCGGGCGTTCGGCCGCGCGGACCGGCTCGGAACCGCCCTGAACGCCCGGTGTTTCGCGTGGAACCCGACGCTCCCGCGGCTGGCGTTCGGGCGCGCGGACGCGGTCGCGCTGGGAGTCGGATTCGGCCTGTTCGCGGCCGCTCTCGCGGCCGTTCTCTGA
- a CDS encoding (Fe-S)-binding protein → MTPLQAATRETFWTIGPVGKAAFYWLAAVAVLVFCYGVYARFAAYARGSADPQDRLSNLPGRTVAATKTVLANENQFDGDLYTGVMHTFVLWGFLVLLVATTILGIDIDLYRPLTGESFWVGDFYLAYQFAVDAFGLLFVVGVGMAGYRRYKTREGRLWGKHTSFEDDAFVWTLFLLGVGGFLVEGVSMVGQPQRATETVSFVGMALATGLETAGLTAAGAEAIYGVLWWSHSLLAFAFVAWIPYAKPFHMISSFANVVARDEQAGARLPNVPADLDHTNAESLDDFTWKELLDGDACTKCGRCTDACPADTVGRNLDPRNVILDLKAYRESVSDDPVAGSGRGDGPMATDGGVASADGGTVPIVADEGGVIDAESMESCMSCMACMDACPVDIEHLTSFTKMNRQLVDEGAVDSNLQDVFQDVMQKGNSFGESQSARGDWADDLDDAVEVPDARETEVEYLWYVGDYPSFDDRNKKVARALARLFDEADVSFGILFDDEKTDGNDIRRIGEEFLYLELAGHHVETFADCEFENIVCTDPHSYNTIKNEYPEVDFAEFADDPMMPFEREEPWNADGAVDVFHWTQVVEELVSEGRLDLSGDELDYTVTYHDPCHLGRYNDEYEAPRELIRATGADLYEMPRSRDDSFCCGGGGGGLWTEHDEEVKPSEERLREAVEDTDAGAAIEKFVVACPMCTTMFEDGRKTGDFEDDVEIVDVAELLIEAVEAGS, encoded by the coding sequence ATGACTCCCCTGCAGGCGGCCACCCGAGAGACCTTCTGGACGATCGGTCCGGTGGGGAAGGCGGCGTTCTACTGGCTCGCCGCCGTCGCGGTCCTCGTCTTCTGCTACGGCGTCTACGCCCGGTTCGCGGCGTACGCGCGCGGGAGCGCGGACCCGCAAGACAGACTGTCGAACCTCCCCGGACGGACCGTCGCGGCGACGAAGACTGTCCTCGCGAACGAGAACCAGTTCGACGGGGACCTGTACACCGGCGTGATGCACACGTTCGTGCTGTGGGGGTTCCTCGTCCTCCTCGTCGCGACGACGATCCTCGGGATCGACATCGACCTCTACCGACCGCTCACGGGCGAGTCGTTCTGGGTCGGCGACTTCTATTTGGCCTACCAGTTCGCCGTCGACGCGTTCGGGCTGCTGTTCGTCGTCGGCGTCGGTATGGCGGGCTACCGCCGCTACAAGACCCGCGAGGGGCGGCTGTGGGGGAAACACACCTCCTTCGAAGACGACGCGTTCGTCTGGACACTCTTCTTGCTCGGCGTCGGCGGCTTCCTCGTCGAGGGCGTGAGCATGGTCGGGCAACCGCAGCGCGCGACCGAGACGGTGAGCTTCGTCGGGATGGCGCTCGCGACCGGGCTGGAAACCGCCGGGCTCACGGCCGCGGGCGCCGAGGCGATCTACGGCGTCCTCTGGTGGAGCCACTCGCTGCTCGCGTTCGCGTTCGTCGCGTGGATCCCGTACGCGAAGCCGTTCCACATGATCTCCTCGTTCGCGAACGTCGTCGCCCGCGACGAGCAGGCGGGCGCGCGGCTCCCGAACGTCCCAGCCGACCTCGATCACACCAACGCCGAGTCGCTCGACGACTTCACGTGGAAGGAGCTGCTGGACGGCGACGCCTGCACGAAGTGCGGCCGGTGTACCGACGCCTGTCCCGCCGACACGGTCGGTCGCAACCTCGACCCGCGGAACGTTATTCTCGATTTGAAGGCGTACCGCGAGTCGGTGAGCGACGATCCGGTGGCGGGGAGCGGGCGCGGGGACGGGCCGATGGCAACCGACGGCGGCGTCGCGAGCGCAGACGGGGGCACGGTCCCCATTGTCGCCGACGAGGGCGGCGTCATCGATGCCGAGTCGATGGAGTCGTGCATGTCCTGTATGGCGTGCATGGACGCCTGCCCGGTCGACATCGAACATCTCACCTCCTTCACGAAGATGAACCGCCAGCTCGTCGACGAGGGGGCGGTCGACTCGAACCTCCAGGACGTGTTCCAGGACGTGATGCAGAAGGGGAACTCCTTCGGCGAGTCGCAGTCCGCGCGCGGCGACTGGGCGGACGACCTCGACGACGCCGTCGAGGTGCCGGACGCCCGCGAGACGGAGGTGGAGTACCTCTGGTACGTCGGCGACTACCCGAGCTTCGACGACCGGAACAAGAAGGTCGCGCGGGCGCTCGCGAGGCTCTTCGACGAGGCCGACGTGTCGTTCGGTATCCTCTTCGACGACGAGAAGACCGACGGCAACGACATCCGCCGGATCGGCGAGGAGTTCCTCTACCTCGAGCTCGCCGGCCACCACGTCGAGACGTTCGCCGACTGCGAGTTCGAGAACATCGTCTGTACGGATCCGCACTCGTACAACACCATCAAAAACGAGTACCCCGAGGTCGACTTCGCCGAGTTCGCGGACGACCCGATGATGCCGTTCGAGCGCGAGGAGCCGTGGAACGCTGACGGCGCGGTCGACGTGTTCCACTGGACGCAGGTGGTCGAGGAGCTGGTGAGCGAGGGCCGGCTCGACCTCTCCGGCGACGAGCTCGACTACACCGTCACCTACCACGACCCGTGTCACCTCGGGCGGTACAACGACGAGTACGAGGCGCCCCGCGAGCTCATCCGCGCGACCGGCGCCGACCTCTACGAGATGCCGCGCTCGCGCGACGACTCGTTCTGCTGTGGCGGGGGCGGCGGCGGCCTCTGGACCGAACACGACGAGGAGGTGAAGCCGAGCGAAGAGCGCCTCCGCGAGGCGGTCGAGGACACCGACGCGGGCGCCGCGATCGAGAAGTTCGTCGTCGCCTGCCCGATGTGTACGACGATGTTCGAGGACGGGCGGAAGACCGGGGACTTCGAGGACGACGTGGAGATCGTCGACGTCGCGGAACTGCTGATAGAGGCGGTGGAGGCCGGGTCGTAG
- a CDS encoding Tm-1-like ATP-binding domain-containing protein — translation MSVVVVGTLDTKGEEIGFARDVLRAQGVDVHVVDVGVMGEPEFEPDTGADAVAAAADASLDGLRDAADRGEAVEVMGEGAAAVVSRMYEAGELDGALGLGGSGNTSIATAAMRALPVGVPKLMVSTMASGDTEPYVGATDIAMLYSVADIEGLNQLSRQVIANAALAMVGMVTNDSAVEVEERPTIGITMFGVTTPCVQTAREYLESRGYETIVFHATGTGGRAMENLVEEGVIDGVLDVTTTEWADELVGGVLSAGPDRLDAAGKAGIPQVVSTGALDMVNFGPRDSVPERFDERLFHVHNPQVTLMRTTSAECAELGEIVAEKLNAATGPTALALPLDGVSMLDVAGERFHDPEADAALFDALRRGVSDDVEVIEADAAVNDDEFARTIAAKLDEYMREAGVAPE, via the coding sequence ATGAGCGTCGTCGTCGTCGGCACCCTCGACACGAAAGGCGAGGAGATCGGATTCGCTCGCGACGTCCTCCGCGCCCAGGGCGTCGACGTCCACGTGGTCGACGTGGGAGTGATGGGCGAGCCGGAGTTCGAGCCGGACACGGGAGCCGACGCGGTCGCGGCGGCGGCCGACGCGTCCCTCGACGGCCTGCGCGACGCGGCCGACCGCGGCGAGGCCGTCGAGGTCATGGGCGAGGGCGCCGCCGCCGTGGTCTCGCGCATGTACGAGGCCGGCGAACTCGACGGCGCGTTGGGGCTCGGGGGGTCGGGCAACACCTCGATCGCGACGGCGGCGATGCGCGCGCTTCCGGTGGGCGTTCCGAAGCTGATGGTCTCGACGATGGCCTCCGGTGACACCGAGCCGTACGTCGGCGCGACGGACATCGCGATGCTGTACTCAGTCGCCGACATCGAGGGGCTCAATCAGCTCTCCCGACAGGTCATCGCCAACGCGGCGCTCGCGATGGTTGGGATGGTCACCAACGATTCCGCCGTCGAGGTCGAGGAGCGACCCACGATCGGGATCACGATGTTCGGCGTGACCACCCCGTGCGTCCAGACGGCACGCGAGTACCTCGAATCGCGAGGGTACGAGACGATCGTCTTTCACGCGACCGGGACCGGCGGTCGGGCCATGGAGAACCTCGTCGAGGAGGGCGTCATCGACGGCGTGCTCGACGTCACCACGACGGAGTGGGCCGACGAGCTCGTCGGGGGCGTGCTCTCGGCCGGACCAGACCGCCTCGACGCGGCCGGGAAGGCGGGGATCCCGCAGGTCGTCTCGACCGGAGCGCTCGACATGGTGAACTTCGGCCCGCGGGACTCCGTTCCCGAGCGGTTCGACGAGCGGCTGTTCCACGTTCACAACCCGCAGGTGACGCTGATGCGGACCACCTCCGCGGAGTGCGCCGAGCTCGGGGAGATCGTCGCCGAGAAGCTGAACGCCGCGACCGGCCCCACCGCGCTCGCGCTCCCGCTCGACGGCGTCTCGATGCTCGACGTCGCGGGCGAGCGGTTCCACGACCCGGAGGCCGACGCGGCGCTGTTCGACGCGTTACGGCGCGGCGTCTCCGACGACGTCGAGGTGATCGAGGCGGACGCCGCCGTCAACGACGACGAGTTCGCCCGGACGATCGCCGCGAAGCTCGACGAGTACATGCGCGAGGCGGGGGTGGCGCCGGAGTGA
- a CDS encoding energy-coupling factor ABC transporter ATP-binding protein, whose translation MIELDGVTCRYGRGGDGEGDDEDGDEGVDDATVAVDDISLTVPDGEFLVVAGANGSGKTTLVRTFNGLVEPDAGTVAVNGTPVDEDLVAARSAVGMVFQDPRDQLVAATVGADVAFGPENLGLAHDESDRRVDEALAAVNMAGRERERVDSLSGGERERVAIAGALAMEPDHLVLDEPFTGLDEPARRSVVERLRALHREGTSVVVVTHDLRDVAALADRIVGLADGRVAVDAPPEEAVSALPGLDVRVPEGGGLDEPTG comes from the coding sequence GTGATCGAACTCGACGGCGTCACGTGCCGATACGGCCGTGGCGGCGACGGGGAGGGAGACGACGAGGACGGCGACGAGGGAGTAGACGACGCCACCGTCGCGGTCGACGACATCTCCCTCACCGTCCCCGACGGCGAGTTCCTCGTCGTCGCGGGCGCGAACGGGTCGGGGAAGACGACGCTCGTCCGGACGTTCAACGGCCTCGTCGAGCCGGACGCCGGGACCGTGGCCGTGAACGGGACCCCGGTCGACGAGGACCTCGTCGCCGCGCGCTCGGCGGTCGGCATGGTGTTCCAGGACCCGCGCGACCAGTTGGTCGCCGCCACCGTCGGCGCGGACGTCGCGTTCGGGCCGGAGAACCTCGGACTCGCGCACGACGAGAGCGACCGACGGGTCGACGAGGCGCTCGCGGCCGTGAACATGGCGGGCCGGGAGCGCGAGCGCGTCGACTCCCTCTCCGGAGGCGAGCGCGAGCGCGTCGCGATCGCGGGCGCGCTCGCGATGGAACCGGACCACCTCGTGTTGGACGAGCCGTTCACCGGTCTCGACGAGCCCGCCCGGCGGTCAGTCGTGGAGCGCCTCCGGGCGCTTCACCGCGAGGGGACGAGCGTCGTTGTCGTCACCCACGACCTCCGCGACGTCGCCGCGCTCGCCGACCGGATCGTCGGGCTGGCGGACGGGCGAGTCGCTGTCGACGCGCCGCCGGAAGAAGCGGTTTCGGCGCTGCCCGGGCTGGACGTACGGGTGCCGGAGGGAGGCGGGCTCGACGAGCCGACCGGATGA
- a CDS encoding queuosine precursor transporter: MSSRTAAGEDGPFRTDPLDRSAVAAVALVTLFTVALATAQLTAAKVLALPLPFALPVVGAEILLPGAALAYALTFLASDCYAELYGRRATQVVVNVAFLANFLVLALVWSTLAAPGVDPEVSSAFQTALGPAANIVAGSLLAYVVSQNWDVFVFHAIRDRTGEGMLWLRNIGSTATSQAIDTVIFVGVAFYAAPLLLGVGPVFDPPALLALGLGQYLLKLAIALLDTPVVYLIVGAVRN, encoded by the coding sequence ATGAGTAGCCGGACGGCAGCCGGCGAGGACGGTCCCTTCCGGACCGACCCGCTGGACCGGTCGGCGGTCGCGGCGGTCGCGCTCGTCACGCTGTTCACGGTCGCGCTCGCGACCGCGCAGCTCACCGCCGCGAAGGTGCTCGCGCTGCCGCTCCCGTTCGCGCTGCCGGTGGTCGGGGCGGAGATACTGCTGCCCGGCGCCGCGCTCGCGTACGCGCTCACGTTCCTCGCGTCGGACTGCTACGCCGAGCTGTACGGCCGGCGGGCGACGCAGGTGGTCGTCAACGTCGCGTTCCTTGCGAACTTCCTCGTGTTAGCGCTCGTGTGGTCGACGCTCGCGGCGCCCGGGGTCGACCCTGAGGTGTCGAGCGCCTTCCAGACCGCGCTCGGGCCGGCGGCGAACATCGTCGCGGGCAGCCTGCTGGCGTACGTCGTCAGCCAGAACTGGGACGTGTTCGTCTTCCACGCGATCCGCGACCGCACGGGCGAGGGGATGCTGTGGCTCCGCAACATCGGCTCGACCGCCACGAGCCAGGCGATAGACACCGTCATCTTCGTCGGCGTCGCCTTCTACGCCGCGCCGCTCCTGCTGGGCGTCGGCCCGGTGTTCGACCCGCCGGCGCTGCTCGCGCTCGGGCTGGGCCAGTACCTGCTGAAGCTCGCGATCGCCCTCCTCGACACGCCGGTCGTCTACCTGATCGTCGGCGCGGTCCGGAACTGA
- a CDS encoding biotin transporter BioY, translated as MATNTESVDLVGDEAATNLARAALFAALVGAFAYVTFPNPVSPVDVTLQVLGVFLAGIFLGPVWGGASLVLYLAAGALGAPVFGGGSAGFGQLVGDSAGYLWSYPVAAAVVGAVVHRGATLRDLDSVGLSTLVGAMVLGTVVIYGFGVAGLMLVLSLGPVEAIAAGAAAFLPAEALKIAAAVGVVRSDAIAAT; from the coding sequence ATGGCAACGAACACGGAGTCCGTCGACCTCGTCGGCGACGAGGCGGCGACGAACCTCGCGCGCGCCGCGCTGTTCGCGGCGCTCGTCGGGGCGTTCGCGTACGTCACGTTCCCGAACCCGGTCTCGCCCGTGGACGTGACCCTTCAAGTGTTGGGCGTCTTCCTCGCGGGGATATTCCTCGGTCCGGTGTGGGGCGGCGCGTCGCTCGTCCTCTACCTCGCCGCGGGGGCGCTCGGCGCGCCCGTCTTCGGGGGCGGGTCGGCCGGGTTCGGCCAACTCGTCGGTGACTCGGCCGGCTACCTCTGGTCGTACCCGGTCGCCGCGGCGGTCGTCGGCGCGGTCGTCCACCGCGGCGCGACGCTCCGCGACCTCGATTCCGTCGGTCTCTCGACGCTCGTCGGCGCGATGGTCCTCGGCACCGTCGTCATCTACGGGTTCGGCGTCGCCGGCCTCATGCTGGTGCTGTCGCTCGGCCCGGTCGAGGCGATCGCTGCCGGCGCCGCCGCGTTCCTCCCGGCCGAGGCCCTGAAGATCGCCGCAGCCGTCGGCGTCGTGAGGTCCGACGCGATCGCCGCGACGTGA
- a CDS encoding ribbon-helix-helix domain-containing protein: protein MPKISVEIPAELLADLDEHVGDDGKFVNRSDAVRASIRKNLDLLDEIDARHDRLDGDSASAAAGAAEETDE, encoded by the coding sequence ATGCCCAAGATAAGCGTCGAGATCCCGGCGGAGCTGCTCGCCGACCTCGACGAGCACGTCGGCGACGACGGGAAGTTCGTGAACCGCAGCGACGCGGTGCGCGCGTCGATCCGGAAGAACCTCGACCTGCTCGACGAGATCGACGCCCGCCACGACCGACTCGACGGCGATTCCGCGTCGGCCGCGGCCGGAGCGGCGGAGGAGACCGATGAGTAG